The proteins below come from a single Flavobacterium lindanitolerans genomic window:
- a CDS encoding C40 family peptidase, giving the protein MSAKKIFLLFLPLFLLVSTSGHSQIITTKKEALKKGVYEKPVEKKTTVAADKPAPAPVAVADKTKATKNTKTVKNKKNVIVEQEDPELIASVAPTESYISLQLINNAMNFLGVRYRGGGTTTAGMDCSGMVTAVFNLFDIKLPRSSHDMALIGEKVDTNDIKKGDLIFFRTNGRRVINHVGVVIEKIGDEIKFIHSSTSKGVVVSSTSEPYYKRTFAQVNRIIQQ; this is encoded by the coding sequence ATGTCTGCAAAAAAAATCTTTTTACTGTTCTTACCACTATTTTTATTGGTATCGACCTCAGGCCACTCGCAAATTATTACCACTAAAAAAGAAGCTCTTAAAAAAGGAGTTTACGAAAAACCTGTAGAAAAGAAAACTACTGTTGCTGCAGATAAACCTGCTCCGGCTCCCGTTGCTGTTGCAGACAAAACAAAAGCTACAAAAAATACCAAAACGGTTAAAAATAAAAAAAATGTAATTGTAGAACAGGAAGACCCGGAACTTATCGCATCTGTGGCTCCAACTGAAAGTTACATTTCTCTTCAATTAATCAATAACGCAATGAATTTCCTGGGTGTAAGATACCGTGGAGGCGGTACTACTACTGCCGGAATGGATTGCTCCGGAATGGTTACTGCTGTTTTTAATCTTTTTGACATCAAATTGCCTAGAAGTTCACATGATATGGCCTTGATTGGTGAAAAAGTTGACACGAACGATATTAAAAAAGGAGACCTGATTTTCTTCAGAACCAATGGAAGAAGAGTTATCAACCACGTAGGCGTTGTTATCGAAAAAATTGGTGATGAAATAAAATTTATCCATTCATCAACAAGCAAAGGTGTTGTGGTTTCATCCACAAGTGAGCCTTACTACAAAAGAACATTTGCTCAGGTAAACAGAATCATCCAGCAATAA
- a CDS encoding carboxy terminal-processing peptidase yields the protein MNAIMEFMKRNYKIVLVVVALSAALWSFVPREVKNDPEKDRLLIELLTFVIERGHYDPAKIDDTFSKGVYKDYLEAIDPSKRFFLQSDIDEFSKYETKLDDQILARDLTFFDLTYNRLLQRIEESKKYYKDILAKPFDYKKDETFNTDYAEHSYAKNSDELRDRWYKQIKLSTLASLTNKLEIQEGKNVADNDDFSDLTTTEKAKKEEEQKKEKKEIEKKPFDVLEKETRESQLKSLNEYFGFIKDLDRDDWFSVYINSIATRFDPHTSYFAPDDKERFDVSMSGKLEGIGARLQKKNDFTEITELISGGPAWRGKQLEPGDVVLKVAQGDKEPVDVVGMRIDDVVKKIKGPKGTEVRLTVKKTDGTIKIISIIRDEVEIEETYAKSSVVEKNGKKYGIIYLPKFYIDFENADSRDAGKDIALEVERLKQAGVDGIVMDVRDNGGGSLKTVVDIAGLFIEKGPIVQIKSAGKKKEILYDKDSRVQWDGPLVVMVNSFSASASEILAAAIQDYKRGVIIGSTQTYGKGTVQNVIDLNQFLRSNSMGDLGALKTTTQKFYRINGGSTQLNGVSSDVALPDRYSYIKMGERDIDNAMPWDKIDAADYKVWDKQPNFDLAVENSKRRMEKSEQFKLIEENAKWLKQRQDEKEFSLNIDKFKQEQAQLEEKAKKYKAISNYKNNLKFTSLPYENEMVKNDNLLKEKRDRWHESLSKDVYVEEALNVLDDLQPNASIKGTVNVKKKDKLVKS from the coding sequence ATGAATGCTATAATGGAGTTTATGAAAAGAAATTATAAGATAGTACTGGTTGTAGTTGCACTTTCTGCAGCCTTATGGAGTTTCGTTCCAAGAGAAGTAAAAAATGATCCCGAGAAAGATAGATTGCTTATTGAGCTTTTGACATTTGTCATTGAACGCGGACATTATGATCCTGCAAAAATTGATGATACCTTTTCAAAAGGAGTATACAAAGACTATTTGGAGGCGATAGATCCTTCCAAAAGATTTTTCCTTCAGTCGGATATTGATGAGTTTTCAAAATATGAAACTAAGCTTGACGACCAGATTTTGGCCAGAGACCTTACGTTTTTTGATTTGACATACAACCGTTTGCTTCAAAGAATTGAAGAGAGCAAAAAATATTACAAAGATATTTTGGCAAAGCCTTTTGATTACAAAAAAGACGAGACCTTCAATACTGATTATGCAGAGCACTCGTATGCTAAAAATTCGGATGAGTTAAGAGACAGATGGTATAAGCAAATCAAACTTTCAACTCTGGCTTCGCTTACGAATAAACTGGAAATTCAGGAAGGTAAAAATGTAGCCGATAATGATGATTTTTCGGATTTAACAACTACAGAAAAAGCTAAAAAGGAAGAAGAACAGAAAAAAGAGAAAAAGGAAATTGAGAAAAAACCTTTTGATGTTCTTGAAAAAGAAACCAGAGAAAGTCAGTTGAAATCCTTAAATGAATATTTCGGATTTATTAAGGATCTGGACAGAGATGATTGGTTTTCGGTATACATCAATTCGATAGCAACCCGATTTGACCCGCATACTTCTTATTTTGCTCCAGACGACAAAGAGCGTTTTGATGTGAGTATGAGCGGTAAATTGGAAGGAATTGGAGCACGTCTGCAGAAGAAGAATGATTTTACCGAAATCACAGAATTGATTTCCGGAGGACCGGCTTGGAGAGGAAAACAATTAGAGCCTGGTGATGTGGTTCTGAAAGTAGCACAAGGTGATAAAGAACCGGTTGATGTGGTAGGTATGAGAATTGACGATGTGGTTAAGAAAATCAAAGGACCAAAAGGAACAGAGGTAAGACTTACCGTTAAAAAAACAGATGGTACCATCAAAATAATCTCGATTATTCGTGATGAGGTAGAAATCGAGGAAACCTATGCAAAATCGAGTGTTGTTGAAAAGAACGGTAAAAAGTACGGTATCATTTACCTGCCTAAATTTTATATCGATTTTGAAAACGCAGACAGCCGTGATGCCGGAAAAGATATTGCCCTTGAAGTTGAAAGATTAAAACAGGCCGGAGTTGATGGAATTGTTATGGACGTTCGTGATAACGGAGGAGGTTCTTTGAAAACCGTTGTAGATATTGCAGGATTGTTTATTGAAAAAGGACCTATTGTTCAGATTAAATCGGCTGGAAAAAAGAAAGAAATCCTGTATGATAAGGATTCAAGAGTACAATGGGACGGACCATTGGTAGTTATGGTGAACAGCTTTTCAGCATCGGCATCAGAGATTTTGGCGGCAGCTATTCAGGATTATAAGCGAGGTGTAATTATTGGAAGTACACAGACTTATGGAAAAGGAACCGTACAGAATGTAATTGACCTGAACCAGTTTTTGAGAAGCAATTCCATGGGAGACCTTGGAGCATTGAAAACAACAACCCAGAAATTCTATAGAATTAACGGAGGTTCTACTCAGTTAAATGGAGTTTCCAGTGATGTTGCCTTGCCAGACCGATATTCGTATATCAAGATGGGCGAACGCGATATTGACAATGCCATGCCATGGGATAAAATTGATGCAGCCGATTATAAAGTTTGGGACAAGCAGCCTAATTTTGACCTTGCCGTTGAAAACAGCAAGAGAAGAATGGAGAAAAGCGAACAGTTCAAACTGATTGAAGAAAATGCCAAATGGCTTAAACAAAGACAGGATGAAAAAGAATTTAGCCTGAATATTGATAAATTCAAACAGGAACAGGCTCAGCTTGAAGAAAAGGCAAAAAAATACAAAGCTATTTCCAACTATAAAAACAACTTGAAATTTACTTCATTGCCATACGAAAATGAAATGGTAAAGAACGATAATCTTTTAAAAGAAAAAAGAGATCGTTGGCATGAAAGCCTTTCAAAAGATGTTTATGTAGAAGAAGCTTTAAATGTTTTGGATGATTTACAGCCAAATGCATCTATTAAAGGAACTGTAAACGTTAAAAAGAAAGATAAGTTAGTGAAGTCATAA
- the surE gene encoding 5'/3'-nucleotidase SurE: MKKKPLILVTNDDGISAPGIRALISVMKEIGEVVVVAPDSPQSGTGHAITINSTLYLNKISPGDVTPVEYSCSGTPVDCVKFAVNEVLGRKPDLCVSGINHGSNSSINVIYSGTMSAAVEAGIEGIPAIGFSLLDYDWNADFEPVKKFVKKITMEVLENGLPEGVILNVNFPKLSEKDIKGIKVCRQAKAMWSEKFDKRTSPMGRDYYWLTGKFVNQDNGEDTDEWALKHGYISLVPVQFDLTAHHAIQNLNTWKLNDNS, encoded by the coding sequence ATGAAAAAGAAACCTTTGATTTTAGTTACCAATGACGACGGGATTTCGGCTCCCGGAATCCGCGCCCTGATTAGCGTAATGAAAGAAATTGGCGAAGTTGTTGTCGTAGCGCCAGACAGTCCACAGTCAGGAACCGGCCACGCCATTACCATTAACAGCACCTTATACCTTAACAAGATTAGCCCCGGAGATGTAACTCCGGTTGAATACTCCTGCTCCGGAACTCCGGTTGATTGTGTAAAATTTGCCGTAAATGAGGTGTTGGGAAGAAAGCCCGACCTTTGCGTTTCAGGAATTAATCACGGCTCGAATTCTTCCATAAACGTAATTTACTCCGGAACCATGAGTGCCGCTGTTGAAGCAGGGATTGAAGGGATTCCTGCCATTGGATTTTCTTTATTGGATTATGACTGGAATGCCGATTTCGAACCGGTTAAAAAATTCGTCAAAAAAATTACAATGGAAGTTTTGGAAAATGGGCTTCCGGAAGGCGTAATCCTGAATGTCAATTTCCCGAAATTATCTGAAAAAGACATTAAAGGCATCAAAGTATGCCGACAGGCCAAGGCTATGTGGTCTGAGAAATTCGACAAAAGGACATCGCCAATGGGACGTGATTATTACTGGCTAACCGGAAAGTTTGTCAATCAGGACAATGGCGAAGATACTGATGAATGGGCCCTGAAACATGGCTATATTTCTTTGGTTCCGGTTCAGTTTGACCTGACAGCCCATCATGCCATACAGAACCTGAACACCTGGAAACTAAATGACAATAGTTGA
- a CDS encoding gliding motility-associated C-terminal domain-containing protein: MYLKITCLPLKAGFFQLLLFTFFLLSCNLTKAQCAGEDASITICNIPESTNQNINLFNLLGGTPTPGGTWTDLQQSGGLNISTGILNVWGINESDTYVFVYTVNDASCADNVATVTVTIGGYAGISNPNASACDDNNSVNLFQFLGNFPNPQQNGYWRDDSGSGALRGNFLDATVSGLGTFSFTYTMPAIGSCPSVSATVDVTVHPAPEPGVTSDLILCDSDDMSIYTNLNLLDYIFGQDPGGKWSEGGTSELSGPEDTFINVQNIYNTFGPGEYGFTYTVQPSHPVCNPKSSTIKIIIEEQLDFTGSTLVIASDICEDEIGRATFVATLTQGLENIPNGNYNLQYQITGPISSGNTILVRFENGVVTFPIPAISFPFVGAYTVSIVNIHETTGYNACDHIIGDISDILNVYPLPKINAGTLTIENACQESDVEVRLSGNTNLADGDYRITYDLGGSNTASVQQVVMTVVGGVGTFILPSSLLTNPGNMTIVITHIINLQTLCENTASLSQSFMILPKPDVSNVRVTINDVCESQPVIANFSGFGMLTSIQITYSLTGANTASGIVTIAAVNGTAVFTIPANQLLNTGTTTFTISEIVNNETSCGAGNLSITDSFTIYRLPETPVVNNMEFCQSENATVADLIPNGTSYIWYASESGSPLSSDTVLTSGNYYVATVSPFGCVSQKAIVAVIITDLPPPVLETGGQNFCGLDSPAPTLANLSANVNGTGTIVWFDALHNGNQLPDSQVLQDGMTYYGFDSSATTGCISENALAVTVSLSHCGEDEYELMIPDGFSPNGDGINDTFNIPNIEFLFPDFTLEIYNRYGNVMYKGNRNTPDWDGRSNQSTVIDGVAPNGVYFYIVNFNKGNKPAKQGRLYLNR, from the coding sequence ATGTACTTAAAAATTACTTGCCTCCCCCTAAAGGCTGGATTTTTTCAGTTACTCCTTTTTACGTTTTTTCTCTTATCCTGTAACCTGACCAAAGCCCAATGTGCTGGTGAAGATGCATCCATCACAATATGTAATATTCCGGAATCAACCAATCAAAACATCAATCTTTTCAATCTGCTTGGCGGGACACCCACACCCGGAGGAACATGGACAGACCTTCAGCAATCCGGCGGTCTCAACATTTCAACAGGAATTCTCAATGTTTGGGGCATTAACGAAAGCGATACCTATGTTTTTGTATACACCGTAAATGATGCCTCCTGTGCTGATAATGTAGCTACGGTTACAGTTACTATAGGCGGTTACGCAGGAATTAGCAATCCAAATGCTTCTGCCTGTGACGATAACAATAGTGTCAATCTTTTCCAGTTTTTAGGGAATTTCCCAAACCCGCAACAGAACGGTTATTGGAGAGATGACAGCGGAAGTGGGGCATTAAGAGGAAACTTTCTGGATGCTACAGTATCAGGTTTGGGAACTTTTTCATTTACCTACACAATGCCGGCTATTGGATCATGCCCATCTGTTTCTGCTACTGTTGATGTGACCGTACACCCGGCTCCGGAACCGGGAGTAACATCAGACCTGATTTTATGTGATTCCGACGATATGTCTATATATACCAACCTCAATCTGCTGGATTATATTTTTGGGCAGGATCCCGGAGGTAAATGGTCAGAAGGCGGTACTTCTGAGTTGTCCGGACCGGAAGATACTTTTATTAATGTCCAGAACATATACAATACTTTTGGTCCCGGAGAATACGGATTTACTTACACAGTACAACCCTCACATCCGGTATGTAACCCGAAATCTTCAACAATCAAAATAATTATTGAGGAACAATTGGATTTCACGGGCTCTACGTTGGTGATAGCTTCTGATATCTGTGAAGATGAAATTGGAAGGGCCACTTTTGTTGCAACGCTCACACAGGGTTTGGAAAATATCCCAAACGGAAACTACAATTTGCAATATCAGATTACGGGTCCCATTTCCTCCGGTAACACTATATTGGTCCGGTTTGAAAATGGAGTCGTAACTTTTCCCATACCTGCCATTTCTTTTCCTTTTGTTGGAGCCTATACCGTAAGCATTGTCAACATTCACGAAACTACCGGATATAATGCCTGTGACCATATCATTGGTGATATTTCCGATATTCTGAACGTATATCCATTGCCAAAGATTAATGCCGGAACATTGACTATTGAAAATGCCTGCCAGGAGTCTGATGTTGAGGTAAGGCTGTCCGGAAATACAAATCTGGCCGACGGCGATTACAGGATTACATACGATTTGGGCGGAAGCAATACCGCATCGGTACAACAGGTGGTCATGACAGTTGTAGGTGGCGTAGGGACTTTTATTTTGCCGTCCAGTCTGCTCACTAATCCGGGCAATATGACGATTGTTATTACCCATATTATTAATCTGCAGACACTCTGTGAAAACACGGCCTCATTATCCCAATCTTTTATGATATTGCCAAAACCTGACGTTTCAAATGTAAGGGTAACGATTAACGATGTTTGTGAAAGCCAGCCCGTCATAGCAAATTTTTCAGGATTTGGGATGCTGACAAGTATCCAGATTACTTATTCTTTGACCGGAGCAAATACGGCTTCCGGAATTGTAACCATAGCAGCGGTAAATGGAACAGCGGTGTTTACCATACCGGCAAACCAACTTTTGAATACCGGAACAACAACTTTTACGATTTCGGAAATCGTCAATAATGAAACTTCTTGCGGAGCAGGAAATCTTTCCATAACCGACAGTTTTACGATTTATAGGCTCCCTGAAACTCCCGTTGTAAATAATATGGAGTTTTGCCAAAGCGAAAATGCTACGGTAGCCGACCTGATTCCAAATGGCACATCTTACATTTGGTATGCCAGCGAGAGTGGCTCGCCATTAAGCAGTGATACGGTATTGACGTCTGGAAATTATTATGTTGCGACAGTTTCTCCTTTTGGCTGCGTATCGCAAAAAGCAATTGTAGCAGTAATAATAACAGATTTGCCGCCACCTGTTTTAGAAACCGGCGGACAGAATTTTTGTGGTTTGGATTCACCTGCACCAACGCTGGCCAATCTTTCGGCCAATGTAAACGGAACTGGAACTATTGTCTGGTTTGATGCCTTACACAATGGAAACCAATTGCCGGATTCGCAGGTTTTACAAGATGGAATGACCTATTATGGGTTTGATTCTTCTGCGACTACAGGCTGTATTTCAGAAAATGCATTGGCGGTAACGGTTTCTTTATCTCATTGTGGCGAGGATGAATATGAATTGATGATTCCGGATGGATTTTCGCCTAATGGAGACGGTATCAATGACACGTTTAATATTCCAAACATAGAATTTTTATTTCCTGATTTTACGCTTGAAATATACAATCGCTATGGAAATGTGATGTATAAAGGAAACCGCAATACGCCCGATTGGGACGGAAGAAGTAATCAGTCGACTGTAATTGATGGAGTAGCCCCAAATGGAGTCTACTTCTACATCGTTAATTTCAACAAAGGCAACAAGCCTGCGAAGCAGGGAAGGCTTTACTTGAATCGGTAA
- a CDS encoding ComEC/Rec2 family competence protein: MKILKFPLARITIWFVLGVLAAFYFEPIPLLSLILCGVSILLFGTAFYFSGKDFIQKSYFGYVTYFVFFCIGITTHAIHNERLSKYHYGHKLDGHTHSVEVVLLEKLRSNPYNHRYIAKVTAIDSAIAEGKIVLQVKKENLPQDFPVGTRLLITGTIYEPQAPGNPHQFDYKKYLAFKSVYGQMYADVSTIQISPKKEKNIWYYAADFRNTIIKNLKDSGFRNEELNVAVALILGQQQDISPELMKDYQFAGAVHILSVSGLHVGCLMLFIGFLLSPLPKSKTGNILRLAILLSFLWVFALIANFSPSVTRSVVMFSFVAVGKYARRKTNIYHTLLVSVFMILLFEPSFIFDVGFQLSYSALFFIVWLQPLFSSLWQPKNKIGKYFWDILTVSLAAQMGTFPLSLYYFHQFPGLFFITNLLILPLLGIIMALGVFVMLWASFSSVPSFLVKCLEWSLYILNKIISKVASFESFVFQDIPFNWQMLVTCYLLLFTAVFWLKKPNFKKLAFALASIILFQLAYLGNRYFTKNHEELIVFNAKRNTIIARKKGEQLTVFSHQELSEQTINFILKPYLVGSFSRIASTEKIGNLMYFNQNKILVIDSLGVFPKSQRPDIIILSQSPKINLERTIQDAKPKMVVADASNYRTDVERWKITCLKEKIPFHSTVEKGFYSLSK, encoded by the coding sequence ATGAAAATATTGAAATTCCCGTTAGCTAGAATTACCATCTGGTTTGTTCTAGGAGTACTCGCCGCATTTTATTTTGAACCGATTCCACTACTCTCCCTGATTCTTTGCGGAGTCAGTATCCTCCTTTTTGGAACGGCCTTTTATTTTTCCGGAAAAGACTTTATTCAGAAGTCCTATTTTGGCTATGTAACCTATTTTGTTTTTTTCTGCATTGGAATTACTACCCATGCTATTCATAATGAAAGGCTTTCCAAATATCATTATGGGCATAAATTAGACGGACATACACATTCCGTAGAGGTAGTCCTTCTTGAAAAACTCAGGAGCAATCCCTACAACCACCGTTATATTGCTAAAGTTACCGCAATCGATTCGGCAATAGCCGAAGGCAAAATTGTGCTTCAGGTCAAAAAAGAAAATCTGCCACAGGATTTTCCTGTAGGAACAAGGCTTTTGATTACAGGAACCATCTACGAACCCCAGGCACCTGGAAATCCACACCAATTTGACTATAAAAAGTATTTGGCATTTAAATCTGTTTATGGGCAAATGTATGCTGATGTATCCACAATACAAATAAGCCCGAAAAAAGAAAAAAACATTTGGTATTATGCTGCAGATTTTCGAAATACCATTATCAAAAACCTTAAAGATTCCGGATTTAGAAACGAAGAGCTTAACGTAGCCGTAGCCTTAATTTTAGGGCAGCAACAGGACATTTCTCCGGAACTGATGAAAGATTATCAGTTTGCCGGTGCCGTGCATATCTTGTCGGTGTCCGGACTTCATGTAGGATGCCTGATGCTTTTTATCGGGTTTCTTCTCAGTCCTTTACCCAAAAGCAAAACAGGAAATATTCTAAGACTAGCTATTCTCTTGTCTTTTCTTTGGGTTTTTGCCTTGATAGCCAACTTTTCACCATCGGTTACGCGTTCTGTGGTTATGTTCAGCTTTGTAGCCGTAGGGAAATATGCCCGGCGTAAAACCAATATTTACCACACGCTTTTGGTTTCTGTTTTTATGATACTGCTGTTTGAACCCTCCTTTATCTTTGACGTAGGATTTCAGCTTAGTTATAGTGCCCTGTTTTTTATTGTATGGTTACAGCCATTGTTCAGTTCCTTATGGCAACCTAAAAATAAAATCGGAAAGTATTTTTGGGACATACTTACCGTTTCGTTGGCAGCCCAGATGGGTACTTTCCCACTAAGCCTTTATTATTTCCATCAATTCCCCGGACTGTTCTTTATAACTAACCTTCTTATTCTTCCATTATTGGGAATTATAATGGCTCTGGGTGTTTTTGTGATGTTGTGGGCTTCTTTTAGCAGTGTACCGTCCTTTCTTGTCAAATGCCTGGAATGGAGCCTTTATATCCTGAATAAGATAATTAGTAAGGTTGCTTCTTTTGAATCTTTCGTGTTTCAGGACATTCCTTTCAATTGGCAAATGTTGGTAACGTGCTACTTACTTTTGTTTACCGCTGTTTTTTGGCTCAAAAAACCAAATTTCAAAAAACTTGCCTTTGCACTGGCGAGTATAATTTTGTTTCAACTGGCTTACCTGGGAAATAGATACTTTACAAAAAACCATGAAGAACTGATAGTATTTAATGCCAAAAGGAATACAATTATTGCCCGGAAAAAAGGAGAGCAACTAACCGTTTTTAGCCATCAGGAATTATCGGAACAAACAATAAACTTCATCCTGAAACCTTATCTGGTTGGAAGTTTTAGCCGGATTGCTTCAACTGAAAAAATCGGGAATTTAATGTATTTCAATCAGAATAAAATTTTGGTCATTGACAGCCTTGGCGTTTTTCCTAAAAGCCAGCGGCCTGATATTATTATCCTGTCACAATCGCCAAAAATAAACCTTGAAAGGACTATACAAGATGCAAAGCCAAAAATGGTTGTTGCAGATGCTTCCAATTACCGGACTGATGTGGAAAGATGGAAAATAACCTGCTTAAAAGAAAAAATCCCTTTTCACTCAACTGTTGAAAAGGGATTTTATAGTTTATCTAAATGA
- a CDS encoding ABC transporter permease, producing MNKSTQSLTGIALRKFKKNFWGVFSFGFILLLMLLSIFAYVLAPDNSENANWGDLTIRSKKPGFEVKILSIPLKEQAESGFWDFFLGHEQQFSKEPISDFKIEKDKIVYTLYNDDPKVIIQKETTLKDFPGYNSLEEAAKDHIKNQKFYLGTDKAGRDYLSRMLVGSRVSIAIGFVAVFISLVVGLFFGALGGYYGGKVDAFVMWLVNIIWSIPTLLLVIAITLSLGKGFWQVFVAVGLTMWVEVARVVRGQIISVKEMQYVTAAKALGYTNWRIIIHHILPNIMAPVIVISAANFASAILVESGLSFLGLGAQPPVPSWGGMIKDYYGDIILDKPYLAMVPGTAIMLLTLAFMMMGNALRDALDVRN from the coding sequence ATGAATAAATCCACACAATCATTAACAGGAATAGCGCTCCGGAAATTCAAAAAGAATTTCTGGGGCGTTTTCAGTTTTGGGTTTATACTGTTGCTCATGCTGCTTTCGATTTTTGCCTATGTTTTGGCGCCGGATAATTCAGAAAATGCCAATTGGGGCGACCTGACTATTCGTTCCAAAAAACCGGGATTTGAAGTAAAAATTCTTTCTATTCCCTTAAAAGAACAGGCAGAATCCGGATTTTGGGATTTCTTTTTGGGACACGAACAGCAATTTTCAAAAGAACCGATTTCGGATTTTAAAATTGAAAAAGACAAAATCGTTTATACGTTATATAATGATGACCCGAAAGTCATTATCCAAAAAGAAACCACCCTCAAAGATTTCCCGGGATATAACAGCCTCGAAGAGGCTGCAAAAGACCACATAAAAAATCAAAAGTTTTATTTGGGAACCGATAAAGCCGGAAGGGATTATCTAAGCCGAATGCTGGTAGGTTCACGGGTTTCGATTGCAATTGGTTTCGTGGCCGTTTTTATTTCTCTTGTTGTAGGACTCTTTTTTGGCGCATTGGGAGGTTATTATGGAGGGAAAGTAGATGCGTTTGTGATGTGGCTCGTCAATATAATATGGTCGATTCCTACCTTATTGCTGGTTATTGCAATTACATTAAGTCTTGGAAAAGGATTCTGGCAGGTTTTTGTAGCAGTTGGACTTACAATGTGGGTTGAAGTAGCCAGAGTCGTTCGCGGGCAGATTATTTCTGTAAAGGAAATGCAATATGTTACAGCGGCCAAAGCCTTGGGATATACCAATTGGAGAATAATAATCCACCACATACTTCCTAATATTATGGCTCCGGTTATTGTTATTTCTGCGGCAAACTTTGCTTCGGCAATCCTGGTCGAAAGCGGACTTAGCTTTTTAGGTCTTGGGGCTCAGCCTCCGGTTCCTAGTTGGGGAGGCATGATAAAAGATTATTATGGCGATATCATTCTCGACAAGCCTTACCTTGCAATGGTTCCGGGAACAGCTATAATGTTGCTGACCCTGGCCTTTATGATGATGGGTAATGCATTGCGGGATGCATTGGATGTCAGGAATTAA
- the lpxB gene encoding lipid-A-disaccharide synthase → MKYYIIAGEASGDLHGSNLMKAIFKKDPQAEIRFWGGDLMQEAGGTLVKHYRDLAFMGFAEVVMNLKTILNNIKFCKADIQEFKPDAIIFIDYPGFNMRIAKWAKEIGIPTHYYISPQIWAWKENRIKAIKRDVDFMYVILPFEKDFYEKKHHFPVEFVGHPLIDAIHNREHIDEDSFRKEFDLDDKPVIALLPGSRKQEISKMLSEMLAVVKDFPAYQFVIAGAPGQEYDFYKQFLKDQNVHFISNRTYDLLSIASAALVTSGTATLETALFKVPEVVCYKGNWISYQIAKRIITLKYISLVNLIMDKEVVTELIQGECNPKRIRKELHKILETSQREKLLQDYEILEKKLGGIGASEKTARLIVDKLKK, encoded by the coding sequence ATGAAGTACTATATTATTGCCGGAGAAGCTTCAGGCGACCTGCATGGTTCCAACCTGATGAAAGCCATTTTCAAAAAAGACCCTCAAGCCGAAATACGGTTTTGGGGCGGCGACCTGATGCAGGAAGCCGGCGGCACTTTAGTAAAACATTACCGCGATTTGGCTTTCATGGGATTTGCAGAAGTAGTCATGAACCTCAAAACCATCCTTAATAACATCAAATTCTGTAAGGCCGATATACAGGAATTCAAACCGGACGCCATCATTTTTATTGACTATCCGGGATTCAACATGAGGATAGCCAAATGGGCAAAAGAAATAGGAATACCAACCCATTATTATATTTCCCCACAGATTTGGGCCTGGAAAGAAAATCGTATCAAAGCCATCAAACGCGATGTCGATTTTATGTATGTGATTCTTCCGTTTGAAAAAGATTTCTACGAAAAAAAACACCATTTCCCTGTAGAATTTGTTGGCCATCCCCTAATTGACGCCATTCACAACAGAGAACATATCGATGAAGATTCCTTTAGAAAAGAATTTGATTTGGATGACAAGCCTGTCATTGCACTGCTTCCTGGTAGCCGAAAACAGGAGATTTCAAAAATGCTTTCCGAAATGCTTGCTGTTGTAAAAGACTTTCCGGCCTATCAATTTGTGATTGCCGGCGCTCCGGGCCAGGAGTATGACTTTTACAAACAATTCTTAAAAGACCAAAACGTACATTTTATCTCCAACCGAACCTATGATTTGCTGAGCATAGCATCTGCGGCTTTGGTTACTTCCGGGACGGCCACATTAGAAACGGCATTATTTAAGGTTCCGGAGGTTGTCTGTTACAAAGGAAACTGGATTTCCTATCAGATTGCCAAGCGAATTATCACCTTAAAATACATTTCGCTGGTGAATCTTATTATGGATAAAGAAGTCGTAACCGAATTAATACAGGGCGAATGCAATCCGAAAAGAATCAGGAAAGAGCTGCATAAAATTTTAGAAACCAGCCAAAGGGAAAAGCTTTTGCAGGATTATGAAATTCTTGAAAAAAAGCTCGGAGGCATTGGCGCAAGCGAGAAAACAGCGCGTTTGATTGTTGATAAGCTTAAAAAATAA